One stretch of Candidatus Hydrogenedentota bacterium DNA includes these proteins:
- the rpsU gene encoding 30S ribosomal protein S21 — MTKVRVKSDEPFEKALRRFKKKCNKEGIMQRLKEMKHYEKPSEKRRRKLAKAIARAAALQSDE, encoded by the coding sequence GTGACGAAAGTGCGCGTCAAGTCCGACGAGCCATTCGAAAAGGCCCTTCGGCGGTTTAAGAAAAAGTGCAACAAAGAAGGCATCATGCAACGCCTTAAGGAAATGAAGCACTACGAAAAGCCCAGCGAAAAGCGTCGCCGCAAACTGGCGAAAGCGATCGCGCGGGCGGCAGCGTTGCAATCCGACGAGTAA
- the xylB gene encoding xylulokinase, with translation MPIILGVDVGTSGTKAVAINEKGELVASALVEYPLLTPKPGWAEQDPAEWLKAAFGALTQLARANGVNVADVKGIGLTGQMHGSVFLDANDNVLRNALLWCDNRTAPQCEAITSKVGERKLIEMVCNPALTGFTAPKILWLRDNEPYHYEKLKKVLLPKDYVRWALTGEYATDVADASGTLLFDVKERTWHKDLMSLLGIDASFMPRAYEGPEVTGTLSKEAAELTGLPAGIPVVAGGGDQAAGGVGNGIVRKGVISSTVGTSGVVFAFADSISLDPQGRVHTFCHSVPGKWHVMGVVLSAGGSLRWFRDALCPVEKSIAAEVGKDPYELIIEAAGTIPPGAEGLIFLPYLSGERTPHKDPYAKGAFIGLSLKHTRAHMARAVLEGVAFAMRDSLEIMREMGVAITQVRASGGGARSPLWRQIQADVNKTPLVTTNIDEGPAYGAALLATVSTGLYKSVEEACDAIVKVIDQCNPISTNGTVYDAWFMEYQEAYKALAAGFARTAKIL, from the coding sequence ATGCCAATTATCCTTGGAGTGGACGTCGGCACCAGCGGCACAAAGGCCGTCGCTATCAACGAGAAGGGCGAACTCGTCGCGTCGGCGCTGGTCGAATACCCGCTGTTGACGCCGAAACCGGGATGGGCTGAGCAGGACCCGGCCGAATGGCTGAAGGCGGCCTTCGGCGCGCTGACGCAACTCGCGCGCGCAAACGGCGTGAACGTGGCGGACGTGAAGGGCATCGGCCTGACGGGGCAGATGCACGGCTCCGTGTTTCTCGACGCGAACGACAACGTACTGCGCAATGCGCTGCTCTGGTGCGACAACCGTACCGCGCCGCAGTGCGAGGCGATTACCTCGAAAGTCGGCGAGCGGAAGCTCATCGAGATGGTGTGTAACCCCGCGTTGACCGGGTTCACCGCGCCGAAGATTCTTTGGCTGAGGGACAACGAACCGTACCACTACGAAAAGCTCAAAAAGGTCCTGTTGCCGAAGGACTACGTCCGCTGGGCATTGACGGGCGAATACGCCACGGACGTCGCGGACGCGTCCGGCACCTTGCTGTTCGATGTAAAGGAGCGCACATGGCACAAGGACCTCATGTCCCTGCTCGGCATCGATGCATCGTTCATGCCGCGCGCATACGAAGGGCCCGAAGTAACGGGGACGCTGTCGAAGGAAGCGGCGGAACTTACGGGCTTGCCGGCGGGCATTCCCGTCGTTGCCGGCGGCGGCGATCAGGCGGCGGGGGGAGTCGGCAATGGCATCGTGCGCAAGGGCGTAATCTCGTCGACCGTTGGTACGAGCGGCGTGGTGTTCGCGTTCGCCGACTCAATCAGCCTCGATCCGCAGGGGCGCGTGCACACGTTCTGCCATTCGGTGCCCGGCAAGTGGCATGTGATGGGCGTCGTGCTGAGTGCGGGCGGTTCGTTACGCTGGTTTCGCGACGCGCTGTGTCCCGTCGAAAAATCGATCGCCGCCGAAGTCGGTAAGGACCCGTACGAATTGATTATCGAAGCGGCGGGGACCATCCCGCCCGGCGCGGAAGGACTGATATTTCTGCCGTACCTCAGCGGCGAACGAACGCCGCACAAGGACCCGTACGCGAAGGGCGCGTTCATAGGGCTGTCGCTCAAACACACGCGCGCACACATGGCCCGCGCGGTGCTCGAAGGCGTGGCGTTCGCCATGCGCGACAGCCTCGAAATCATGCGCGAGATGGGCGTTGCGATCACTCAAGTTCGCGCGTCCGGCGGCGGCGCGCGCAGCCCGTTATGGCGCCAAATTCAGGCGGACGTAAACAAGACGCCGCTTGTCACCACAAACATCGACGAAGGACCCGCATACGGCGCGGCCCTGCTCGCCACGGTTTCAACTGGACTGTACAAGTCCGTTGAAGAAGCCTGTGACGCGATCGTCAAGGTGATCGATCAATGCAATCCGATTTCAACGAACGGAACGGTGTACGATGCATGGTTTATGGAATACCAGGAAGCATACAAAGCGTTGGCAGCGGGATTTGCGCGAAC